In Rhinoderma darwinii isolate aRhiDar2 chromosome 9, aRhiDar2.hap1, whole genome shotgun sequence, the following are encoded in one genomic region:
- the LOC142660233 gene encoding uncharacterized protein LOC142660233, producing the protein MKIMNRKHQTFCVDTNQELRNALDTWDLVEEDVLGACVPYFIQEKVAEDLFTYTDVFQKAILSSLLPSQYNAAMCRFFIRVIQYRRDAAHYLKEYIINVLCEHLKVEYMKGQYYSYAMTKKVIVWLSILHLEAVVGELRYNIVYEDFNAAIVDTLTEVTSLCATVIMPHILDMLPVLGQVVKNAPDQLSKETLCYAIRRLCGSIQEYIVKGGSCKVQLMKAISNMKANISTWLPDVHAELQDSTKVALEFFTVPESSENQPTEPGNDELQTLPHAELLEKYREQFAAENKELEDTEKQRSVQSGASRRSGT; encoded by the coding sequence atgaagatcatgaatagaaaacatcagacattctgtgtggacacaaatcaagagctcagaaatgctttggacacctgggatttggtggaagaagacgtcttaggagcctgtgtcccttatttcatccaggagaaggtggctgaagatctcttcacttatacggatgtgtttcagaaagccattctgagtagcctgttaccatctcaatacaacgccgccatgtgccgcttcttcatcagagtcattcagtacagaagagatgcggcacactacctgaaggaatatataatcaatgtgctatgtgagcacttgaaggtggagtacatgaagggacaatactattcctacgccatgactaagaaggttattgtctggctgagcatcctccatcttgaagcggtggtcggggaactgagatacaacatcgtttatgaggatttcaatgctgccattgtcgacactttgacagaagtgacatctctgtgtgctacagtcatcatgccacacatcttggacatgctgccagtgctgggccaagtggtaaaaaatgctcctgaccaactatctaaggagacgttgtgctatgctataagacgtttatgcggcagcatccaagaatatattgtgaagggtggcagctgcaaagtgcaacttatgaaggccataagcaacatgaaggccaacatttccacctggttgcctgatgtccatgctgagcttcaagactccaccaaagttgccctggaattctttactgtacccgaatcatcggaaaaccagccgaccgagccaggcaatgacgagttacagacccttcctcacgccgagctcctagaaaagtacagggagcaatttgctgcggagaataaggaactggaagatacagagaagcagc